From the genome of Candidatus Brocadiia bacterium, one region includes:
- a CDS encoding ABC transporter ATP-binding protein, producing the protein MLALRTEGLSRRFSKLTAVTGLSLEVQPGDIYGFLGLNGAGKTTSIRMLLNLIRPDSGAIYFYDKELRSNYIEIMSGVGGMVDIPAFYAHLSGWDNLKLMSQLRNGYTQSVITEALASVGLLERGRDKVRTYSQGMRQRLGIANALLPVFIKQTGSTIAPVIILDEPTNGLDPKGIIDIRRMIKRLNLDHKATFIISTHMLAEVEKLCNRVGIIQEGRLIAQGTLAEVLKDKTSLEEYFV; encoded by the coding sequence ATGCTTGCGCTCAGAACCGAAGGTCTAAGCCGCCGTTTTAGCAAACTCACCGCCGTAACCGGTCTTTCGTTGGAGGTCCAGCCGGGCGATATCTACGGGTTCCTGGGCTTGAACGGCGCCGGAAAAACTACCAGCATCAGGATGCTGCTCAACCTTATCCGGCCGGACAGCGGGGCCATATATTTTTATGATAAGGAGCTGCGTTCCAACTATATCGAAATAATGTCCGGCGTCGGCGGCATGGTCGATATCCCGGCGTTCTATGCCCACCTTTCCGGCTGGGATAACCTGAAATTGATGTCGCAACTGCGGAACGGTTATACCCAAAGCGTTATCACCGAAGCTTTGGCCAGTGTCGGGCTTCTGGAACGCGGACGCGACAAGGTCCGCACCTACTCCCAGGGCATGAGACAGCGTTTAGGCATAGCCAACGCCTTGCTGCCGGTGTTCATTAAGCAAACCGGTTCGACCATCGCGCCGGTGATTATCCTGGACGAACCGACCAACGGGCTCGACCCCAAAGGGATTATCGATATCCGCCGGATGATTAAGCGCCTTAATCTTGATCATAAGGCGACTTTTATTATTTCCACCCATATGCTGGCTGAAGTGGAAAAACTCTGCAACCGGGTCGGCATTATTCAGGAAGGCCGGCTTATCGCCCAGGGCACTTTGGCTGAAGTTCTTAAAGATAAGACAAGCCTGGAAGAATATTTCGTATGA
- a CDS encoding TIGR02253 family HAD-type hydrolase, translating into MTRPTGLKAVFFDIDDTLYSTTDFARRARHNALKAMIRLGLDLPLSVLIREFDEVISEFLSNYERHFDKLLLRIPGRYYKSVNPAILVAGAVIAYHQTKYRELKPYPDVVKALTKLSKTDIIRGVITAGLAVKQSEKLIRLGLYRYLTPGAIFISEQIGIGKPNIKLYQRACDEAGVRPEQALYVGDHPFNDIDPANKIGMITVLNRRNNKLLSVKGRTSPDYRINDFRQLLKIIKRYKQNACAQNRRSKPPF; encoded by the coding sequence ATGACACGCCCAACAGGACTCAAGGCCGTATTTTTCGACATTGACGACACGTTATATTCTACCACCGACTTCGCCCGCCGGGCCCGCCACAATGCGCTTAAAGCGATGATTCGGCTCGGGCTGGACCTGCCGCTGAGCGTGCTGATCCGGGAATTTGACGAGGTTATTTCCGAGTTTTTATCTAACTACGAGCGCCATTTTGACAAGCTGTTATTGCGGATTCCCGGCCGGTATTATAAATCGGTCAACCCGGCCATCCTGGTGGCCGGCGCGGTGATTGCTTATCATCAGACCAAGTACCGCGAGCTTAAGCCTTACCCGGATGTGGTTAAAGCCTTGACCAAGTTGTCCAAAACCGATATCATACGCGGCGTGATAACCGCCGGGCTGGCGGTCAAGCAGTCAGAAAAGCTTATCCGACTGGGGCTTTACCGGTATCTTACCCCCGGCGCGATTTTTATTTCGGAACAGATCGGCATCGGCAAACCGAATATAAAACTCTACCAGCGCGCTTGTGATGAGGCCGGCGTCCGACCGGAACAGGCGCTCTACGTGGGAGACCACCCCTTTAACGATATCGACCCGGCCAATAAAATCGGCATGATTACCGTGCTTAACCGGCGCAATAACAAGCTCCTTTCCGTCAAAGGCCGAACCAGCCCGGATTACCGGATAAATGACTTCCGGCAGCTGCTCAAAATAATTAAACGCTATAAACAAAATGCTTGCGCTCAGAACCGAAGGTCTAAGCCGCCGTTTTAG
- a CDS encoding serine protease, translating into MRRTLIYWLLSIVMIGGCAFEPPEGDTFIIDLSKEVPAQVESANPFIGLYESMLYTTVRVKAGFSCGSGVIIDGYIITAAHVVDNESEVKVEIFYPEFSEFSASVVITDTAKDLALIKICNLKSGICNYSATLAPRNYTPYIFSPVYAVGCSLGLKVRPSYGIISIIEPDYWEINAPILPGNSGGPVFDARTYEVIGISVWVHTCKEQLVTTMAGIVPIQKIYDFLEENDVCFK; encoded by the coding sequence ATGAGAAGAACATTAATTTATTGGCTCTTGTCAATTGTGATGATTGGCGGATGCGCCTTTGAGCCGCCTGAGGGCGATACCTTTATTATCGACCTGTCCAAAGAGGTTCCGGCGCAGGTTGAGTCGGCTAATCCGTTTATAGGGCTTTACGAGTCTATGCTCTATACGACCGTCAGGGTTAAGGCCGGGTTTTCTTGCGGTTCAGGCGTTATTATTGACGGTTACATAATAACTGCCGCTCACGTGGTTGATAACGAATCTGAAGTTAAAGTGGAAATCTTCTATCCTGAGTTCAGTGAATTCAGCGCTTCAGTGGTTATAACGGACACGGCCAAAGACCTGGCTTTAATTAAAATTTGTAATCTGAAATCTGGAATTTGTAATTATTCCGCTACTCTGGCTCCGCGGAATTATACCCCTTATATTTTTAGTCCAGTTTATGCCGTTGGGTGCTCTCTGGGTCTGAAGGTGCGCCCGTCATACGGCATTATCTCAATCATCGAACCGGATTATTGGGAAATCAACGCACCTATTTTACCGGGCAACTCTGGAGGCCCGGTATTCGATGCTCGAACCTATGAAGTAATTGGGATTTCCGTTTGGGTCCATACCTGCAAAGAGCAGTTGGTGACTACTATGGCAGGTATCGTTCCAATACAGAAAATCTACGATTTTCTGGAGGAGAATGATGTATGTTTCAAATGA
- a CDS encoding biopolymer transporter ExbD, protein MAKPKIRGDTSEASMEINMTPMIDVIFQLIIFFMCSIHFKSLEGKLYSYLPKDKGMAETTVTDPELDEVRILLIYDKNKLPLQTMIKIGLREIKDWNALSDELKTIYTQQKSSGAKIPPYKIDSDFKVPVQAVINALNTCKKVGIATVEFAAKSTDKTK, encoded by the coding sequence ATGGCCAAACCTAAAATAAGGGGCGATACCAGCGAAGCCTCGATGGAAATCAACATGACGCCCATGATTGATGTCATATTCCAGTTGATCATCTTTTTTATGTGTTCCATCCACTTTAAATCATTGGAAGGCAAGCTTTATTCGTATTTGCCCAAGGATAAAGGGATGGCCGAGACAACGGTGACCGATCCGGAACTTGATGAGGTTAGGATTCTGTTGATTTATGATAAGAACAAACTGCCGTTGCAGACTATGATTAAGATAGGTCTGCGTGAGATAAAAGACTGGAACGCCCTGTCTGATGAACTCAAAACCATATATACGCAGCAGAAAAGCTCCGGTGCCAAAATACCGCCGTACAAGATAGACTCGGACTTCAAAGTGCCGGTTCAGGCGGTGATTAATGCGCTTAACACCTGCAAGAAGGTCGGCATAGCTACCGTAGAATTCGCCGCTAAATCTACGGACAAGACTAAATAA
- a CDS encoding adenylate/guanylate cyclase domain-containing protein — MGRLIVKLGSRVVKDIFLDKPVFRIGRLDDNDLPLPDNLASRHHCEITSKDNKYYLTDLKSANGTQVNKKKISTHPLVNSDEIQIGAYTLIFNEGSSFSIPGSGGTSPFAAAPGAPPRPAPGTAFGSDIIKKVTDIDASYQINIKDIFDKGESLAGGSLPGNLQETKEGKKFFLLYQIGKAVATTESLQEVMDIALTSIFDFINAERGVIMLLDQTTKQLVPQLSRYKNKKEPPAEHIKVSSTITNKVVSDKVSIVSSDAMADARFSAGMSITQQNIRSALCVPLWEKDEVLGVIYVDNLVRAHSFTNDDLDLMTAISNQVAIRIKQEELYDKLQKAALVRANLERYHSPDVAEMIISKGVTLDVQEKNITVLFADIQNFTTLSEQMRPAEIAAMLNNFFETATQMVFKYKGSINKYIGDAVMAIFGAPVPMDDHPGNAVMAAVKMMEAIGKRKADIPCNLRIGINTGIVVAGNVGSKQRIEYTVLGDTVNVASRLNQYGQSNEVVIGEETYTRIVKAGLPLKFKSLGSAKLKGKAKEVQVYQAWLDPDKEPKETQDETLVSPVNPPAQQGKTT; from the coding sequence ATGGGTCGATTGATTGTTAAGTTAGGCTCACGGGTGGTCAAGGATATATTCCTGGACAAACCGGTTTTCCGCATCGGCCGTTTGGATGACAATGACCTGCCTTTGCCGGATAATCTGGCTTCGCGCCACCATTGCGAAATAACCTCCAAGGACAATAAATACTACCTGACCGACCTGAAAAGCGCCAACGGCACCCAGGTCAACAAGAAAAAAATCTCCACGCACCCTCTGGTTAACAGCGATGAAATCCAGATAGGCGCTTACACCCTTATTTTCAACGAGGGCTCGTCGTTTTCGATTCCGGGCTCCGGCGGAACATCGCCTTTCGCGGCGGCTCCGGGCGCGCCGCCCAGACCGGCTCCGGGCACGGCTTTCGGCAGCGATATCATCAAGAAGGTGACCGATATCGACGCCTCTTACCAGATTAACATCAAGGATATCTTCGACAAGGGCGAATCGCTTGCAGGCGGCTCTTTGCCGGGCAACCTGCAGGAAACCAAGGAAGGCAAGAAGTTCTTCCTGCTTTACCAAATCGGCAAGGCCGTGGCCACGACCGAATCATTGCAGGAGGTCATGGATATCGCCCTGACCTCGATATTCGATTTCATCAACGCGGAACGGGGCGTGATTATGCTCCTGGACCAGACTACCAAACAGCTGGTGCCCCAGCTCAGCCGATATAAGAACAAGAAAGAACCGCCGGCCGAGCATATCAAGGTCTCCAGCACCATCACCAACAAGGTGGTGTCAGATAAGGTTTCCATAGTTTCCTCGGACGCCATGGCCGACGCCCGGTTCTCGGCCGGTATGTCCATCACCCAGCAGAACATCCGCTCGGCGCTGTGCGTGCCGCTCTGGGAAAAGGACGAGGTGCTCGGGGTGATTTACGTCGATAACCTGGTCCGGGCTCACTCGTTTACCAACGACGACCTGGACCTGATGACGGCCATTTCCAACCAGGTGGCCATCCGGATAAAGCAGGAAGAGCTTTATGACAAGCTCCAGAAAGCGGCCCTGGTCCGCGCCAACCTGGAACGATACCACTCGCCGGACGTGGCCGAGATGATTATCTCCAAGGGCGTGACCCTGGACGTCCAGGAAAAGAACATCACCGTGCTCTTTGCCGACATCCAGAACTTCACCACCCTGTCCGAGCAGATGCGCCCGGCCGAAATCGCGGCCATGCTCAATAACTTTTTCGAAACGGCCACCCAGATGGTCTTTAAATACAAGGGCAGCATCAATAAATACATCGGCGACGCGGTTATGGCCATATTCGGCGCGCCGGTGCCGATGGACGACCACCCGGGCAACGCGGTCATGGCCGCGGTCAAGATGATGGAAGCCATAGGCAAACGCAAGGCGGACATCCCCTGCAACCTGCGCATCGGCATTAATACCGGCATCGTCGTGGCCGGCAACGTCGGCTCCAAGCAACGCATTGAATACACGGTCCTGGGCGACACGGTCAACGTGGCCAGCCGCCTGAACCAGTATGGCCAGTCCAACGAGGTGGTCATCGGCGAAGAAACCTACACCCGCATCGTCAAGGCCGGACTGCCGCTTAAGTTCAAGAGCCTGGGCTCAGCCAAACTCAAGGGCAAGGCAAAAGAGGTCCAGGTCTACCAGGCCTGGCTGGACCCCGACAAGGAGCCCAAAGAAACACAGGACGAAACCTTAGTCAGCCCGGTTAATCCGCCTGCCCAGCAGGGAAAAACAACCTGA
- a CDS encoding M20/M25/M40 family metallo-hydrolase has protein sequence MKDKIFAQISRNQNWSVNLLKEALSIPSISAQNKGLKESATLMIKIFRKHGFSVISETIKGNQVVLAGRDVDPKLPTILFYNHYDVQPPEPLEEWLSPPFKPVIRQGRIFARGAADNKGNLMARLAAVKAFDDAGIPLPVNVRFLVDGREEVGSPGLDEFIKKHHKDIRADICIWEFGYRTASGTPVLSLGCKGILYIELVARGSNRDLHSSKGIVVPNPGWQLVWALNSMKDQSERILIKGFYDKVNFRPASPSAFQGMKIYRIDSTPKQLGISRFVLGLKGDNLLKRYYYQPCLNINGLSGGYEGRGHKTVLPRQALVKADFRLVPDQDPADIIRKVRAHLNRRGFGNIEITSFHGYKPALTPPSHPRFRQLIGIMKAASKSVYAKPFEVEPISPASGPMYLFRGRLLNDMPCFALGIGHPGSNIHAPNENIYLNEYLKGTRFIAALMMELGRKF, from the coding sequence ATGAAAGATAAGATTTTCGCTCAGATATCCCGTAACCAAAATTGGTCCGTCAACCTGCTTAAGGAAGCCTTATCCATTCCGAGCATCTCGGCCCAGAACAAAGGCCTTAAGGAATCAGCTACACTGATGATTAAAATATTCCGGAAGCACGGGTTCAGCGTTATTTCCGAGACCATCAAAGGCAATCAGGTGGTTCTGGCCGGGCGCGATGTTGACCCCAAATTGCCGACCATACTTTTTTACAACCATTACGACGTCCAGCCGCCCGAGCCGTTGGAAGAATGGCTCAGCCCGCCTTTCAAGCCGGTAATCAGGCAGGGCAGGATATTTGCCCGCGGCGCGGCTGATAACAAGGGCAACTTGATGGCCCGGCTGGCCGCCGTCAAGGCCTTTGACGACGCCGGTATTCCGCTTCCGGTCAACGTCCGTTTCCTGGTCGACGGCAGGGAAGAGGTGGGCAGCCCGGGATTAGATGAATTCATAAAGAAACACCATAAAGATATCCGGGCCGATATCTGTATCTGGGAGTTCGGCTACCGGACCGCATCCGGAACGCCGGTTCTGTCGTTGGGCTGTAAGGGTATACTCTACATTGAACTGGTCGCCCGCGGTTCAAACAGGGACCTGCACTCGTCCAAAGGCATTGTCGTGCCCAACCCGGGCTGGCAGCTGGTCTGGGCTTTGAACAGCATGAAAGACCAGTCCGAGCGGATACTGATTAAGGGATTCTACGACAAGGTTAACTTCCGTCCGGCCAGCCCGTCGGCGTTTCAGGGCATGAAGATTTACCGGATTGATTCTACGCCCAAACAACTGGGTATCAGCCGGTTCGTGCTTGGGCTCAAGGGTGATAACCTGCTTAAGCGCTATTACTACCAGCCTTGCCTCAATATCAACGGCCTGAGCGGCGGTTATGAAGGCCGGGGGCACAAGACTGTCCTGCCCAGGCAGGCGCTGGTCAAAGCCGACTTCCGCCTGGTGCCTGACCAGGACCCGGCTGATATCATCAGGAAGGTTCGGGCTCATCTGAACCGCCGGGGATTCGGTAATATCGAGATAACATCATTCCACGGCTACAAGCCGGCATTGACGCCGCCGTCCCATCCGCGCTTCCGCCAGCTCATCGGCATTATGAAGGCCGCGTCTAAATCGGTTTACGCCAAGCCGTTCGAGGTTGAACCGATATCGCCCGCCTCCGGGCCGATGTATCTCTTCCGCGGCCGTTTGCTCAATGATATGCCTTGCTTTGCTTTGGGTATCGGGCATCCCGGCTCTAATATCCACGCGCCCAACGAGAATATTTACCTGAACGAATATCTCAAGGGCACGCGGTTCATTGCCGCTTTGATGATGGAATTAGGCAGGAAATTTTGA
- the dxr gene encoding 1-deoxy-D-xylulose-5-phosphate reductoisomerase: MKNIVVAGSTGSIGRNTLKVIKSSFSGNARGYRVTGLVAHSNWRLILDQIKEFHPKQAVLIDKDAWLALRNNYRGATKILCGLGRVREMVTDKKADVVLSAVSGASVGLPISLWTAAAGKTLALANKESLVMAGRIVTELARKTGAIILPIDSEHSAIWQLIRPIGLPSGNTATCVPIRLDNGRLVNRPRLRHIILTASGGPFYKYPENRLRHVTPAQALKHPTWQMGSKITIDSATMMNKALEIIEAHHLFNLPSESIRVLVHPQSLVHGLIELADGTTLAHISRPDMKIPIHCALAYAMGNDKPDNNPAGQGPGLNINYGALTFEEPGRCAPMFRQALELGHEVIRRGGTSGAVLNAANEEAVGLFLKKRIGFTDIVKLTARVFDRHKVIREPSLGDIVQSDNWARNQMKAY; the protein is encoded by the coding sequence ATGAAGAACATCGTGGTGGCCGGCTCAACCGGCTCAATCGGCCGGAATACCCTTAAAGTAATCAAGTCATCATTCTCCGGCAATGCCCGCGGATACCGGGTGACCGGACTGGTAGCCCATTCCAACTGGCGGTTGATTCTGGACCAGATAAAAGAATTCCATCCCAAACAGGCCGTGCTCATAGACAAAGACGCCTGGCTGGCGCTGAGGAATAATTACCGAGGCGCCACCAAAATCCTGTGCGGGCTGGGCCGGGTCCGCGAAATGGTTACCGACAAGAAGGCCGACGTGGTCTTATCGGCCGTAAGCGGGGCCAGCGTCGGACTGCCCATCAGCCTGTGGACCGCGGCGGCCGGAAAAACACTGGCCCTGGCCAATAAGGAATCTCTGGTCATGGCCGGACGGATAGTAACGGAACTGGCCCGCAAGACCGGCGCGATTATCCTGCCTATTGACAGCGAGCACAGCGCCATCTGGCAGTTAATCCGGCCTATCGGGCTGCCGTCCGGCAATACAGCAACCTGCGTCCCGATAAGACTCGATAACGGCCGGCTCGTCAACCGACCAAGACTGCGCCATATAATCCTGACCGCCTCGGGCGGACCGTTCTATAAGTATCCTGAAAACCGGCTCAGGCACGTCACGCCGGCCCAGGCGCTCAAGCATCCGACCTGGCAGATGGGTTCCAAGATTACCATCGATTCGGCCACCATGATGAACAAGGCGCTGGAAATCATCGAAGCGCACCACCTTTTCAACCTGCCGTCCGAAAGCATCCGGGTGCTGGTCCATCCGCAGTCGCTGGTGCACGGACTGATAGAACTGGCCGACGGGACAACCCTGGCGCATATCTCCCGTCCGGATATGAAGATACCGATACACTGCGCGCTGGCCTACGCCATGGGCAATGATAAACCTGACAACAACCCGGCCGGGCAAGGACCGGGGCTTAACATCAATTACGGGGCGTTGACCTTTGAGGAGCCGGGCCGATGCGCGCCGATGTTCCGGCAGGCGCTGGAACTGGGGCACGAAGTAATCCGCCGGGGCGGCACCAGCGGCGCGGTCCTGAACGCGGCCAACGAGGAGGCCGTCGGGTTATTTCTCAAGAAACGCATCGGCTTTACCGATATAGTTAAATTGACCGCCCGGGTTTTCGACCGGCATAAAGTCATACGGGAACCATCCTTAGGTGACATCGTCCAAAGCGACAACTGGGCGCGTAACCAAATGAAAGCATATTAA
- a CDS encoding ABC transporter permease, whose translation MILRIWRLIKIELFKLSRQRFTYIAVFIIILTVLGTIFLTKSETAVNSFTLLSRALLNGLRIAALFILIIGCLSIASETTSGTIKTILISPIRRSELFLAKAVTLIITAVLITLLIELVSYTAVWLGFGFFDITDPTIKDYIHLQKSEMLRYTLYTFIMVFLPVVSIAFFGLFISSLVENAGIAVAVGILFYLFIDYFIIGLLPQFAPYIFSYYLDYFPKTLADLSEGILGQMWKFTGIDYILGIKPQGDEIVDYLSLVKTRIVPLGYVIIFIVVGLMAVRKKDII comes from the coding sequence ATGATACTAAGAATATGGCGCCTGATTAAGATAGAGTTGTTCAAGCTCAGCCGGCAGAGGTTCACCTATATAGCCGTTTTTATAATAATCCTGACCGTGCTGGGCACTATCTTCCTGACAAAATCTGAAACCGCTGTTAACAGCTTTACCCTGCTCAGCCGGGCGCTGTTAAACGGACTCAGAATCGCCGCCCTTTTTATCCTCATAATCGGATGCCTGTCTATAGCGTCGGAAACAACCTCGGGCACCATCAAGACCATACTGATAAGCCCGATCCGCCGGAGCGAGCTTTTCCTGGCCAAGGCCGTAACTCTTATAATCACGGCTGTGCTGATTACTCTTTTGATAGAACTGGTATCCTATACTGCCGTCTGGCTGGGTTTTGGGTTTTTCGATATCACCGACCCGACTATCAAGGATTACATCCACCTTCAGAAATCCGAGATGCTCCGCTACACTCTTTACACTTTTATCATGGTGTTTTTGCCGGTTGTCAGCATCGCATTTTTCGGGTTGTTTATTTCGTCGCTGGTGGAAAACGCCGGCATCGCCGTGGCCGTGGGAATACTTTTTTATCTTTTTATCGATTACTTTATCATCGGGTTGTTGCCGCAGTTTGCTCCTTATATTTTCAGTTATTACCTTGATTATTTTCCCAAGACCCTGGCCGACCTGTCCGAAGGAATACTCGGGCAGATGTGGAAATTCACCGGCATTGATTACATCCTCGGCATCAAGCCGCAGGGCGATGAGATTGTTGATTACCTTAGCCTGGTAAAAACCCGTATTGTGCCGCTCGGATATGTTATTATATTTATCGTTGTCGGGCTTATGGCTGTCCGCAAGAAGGACATTATTTAG
- a CDS encoding winged helix-turn-helix domain-containing protein, which produces MAKKSKCEKYGMAITDYILGEQMDMPESELFSHVANCDNCRKDLVNWRNTYAAMKNKAYLEKPEVQQKYRHMLESIKQGKACPEANLPKDEKLIDIQWEIGHPAGTIWNHLAKHGKMTMEELVGKSSLKPIIFERAIGWLAKENKICMTQAKDAVYVYLTPTEQIIARRRQTEANR; this is translated from the coding sequence ATGGCAAAAAAGAGTAAGTGCGAAAAATACGGCATGGCCATTACCGATTATATCCTGGGCGAGCAGATGGATATGCCGGAATCGGAACTGTTCAGCCACGTGGCCAACTGCGATAACTGCCGGAAAGACCTGGTCAACTGGCGCAATACCTATGCGGCCATGAAGAACAAGGCATACCTGGAAAAACCCGAGGTCCAACAGAAATACCGGCATATGCTGGAAAGCATCAAACAGGGCAAGGCCTGTCCGGAGGCCAACCTGCCCAAGGACGAAAAACTGATAGACATCCAATGGGAAATCGGGCATCCGGCCGGGACCATCTGGAACCACTTGGCCAAGCACGGCAAGATGACTATGGAAGAACTGGTTGGCAAATCAAGCTTAAAACCGATTATCTTCGAGCGGGCCATCGGCTGGCTGGCCAAAGAGAATAAAATCTGCATGACCCAGGCCAAAGATGCGGTTTACGTATACCTGACCCCGACCGAGCAAATCATCGCCCGTCGCAGGCAAACCGAGGCCAATCGCTAA
- a CDS encoding OadG family protein has product MLYQGLKICIIGLSMVFIAMVTLILTIKLTAYIVKLIEKKTSNK; this is encoded by the coding sequence ATGTTATACCAGGGTCTTAAAATATGCATCATAGGTTTAAGCATGGTGTTCATCGCTATGGTCACCCTGATACTGACCATAAAACTGACCGCTTATATAGTAAAACTCATAGAGAAGAAAACCTCTAATAAATAA
- the rseP gene encoding RIP metalloprotease RseP has protein sequence MTELFGGLFSNLSTVLIMLVGVGILIFVHELGHFIVAKRSKIRVEVFSLGMGPKIWGFQKGETFYRIGLLPLGGYVRMAGENLGEADKPKADYEFAAKPPMVRAQVFAAGAIMNFLLAFPACMLAFMIGLNFAVPVVGYIIPNSTEWESDIQKGDRITAVVYGDKEMPINNVDMYRREVLRAKAGTLLNIKVQRNGQELIVPVKAQGSTKLGILPAHNIVMSVMPGSGADKSGLKPNDEIIIINGEAVSSGREIDKHVYQNPGKPLAIKVRRPTGQKDQYEMVDLTVTPDTINKGYYDTGMPESTPPIIGAVKMGSPAHKAGLKPGDRVLSVNGDPVKSSGRLMEIIKANPGKELLLKVHRAEPDGKYNELALTALPAKDTAGNGYMMFFLADSNEIGDVKPGSPAEKTGLQSGDKIVSVTIDNSKALTVTGLALLAELSNRTKGLPIDLTIDRNGTLFTSTLTAKQFETQGAMGIELKAATSREQYPFFTAVAVGFNEAIDLVSLTVELIWKLFSREESMKGMAGPIGIFQASWYMLQEGISKFIWLLALFSINLGILNLLPVPILDGGGILFMIIEKLKGKPVSVTTQAISQYVGLFLLLSLVIFASYNDISRWVSGG, from the coding sequence ATGACAGAATTATTCGGCGGCCTATTTTCAAACCTGAGCACCGTCCTCATAATGCTGGTCGGCGTGGGCATATTAATATTCGTCCACGAGCTGGGCCATTTCATCGTGGCCAAGCGGTCTAAAATCAGGGTCGAGGTGTTTTCCCTGGGCATGGGCCCTAAGATATGGGGATTCCAGAAAGGCGAGACCTTTTACCGGATCGGTCTGTTGCCGCTGGGCGGCTACGTCCGGATGGCCGGCGAGAACCTGGGCGAGGCTGACAAACCCAAGGCCGATTACGAATTCGCGGCCAAGCCGCCGATGGTCAGGGCCCAGGTATTCGCGGCCGGCGCGATTATGAACTTCCTGCTGGCCTTCCCGGCCTGCATGCTGGCCTTTATGATCGGGCTTAATTTCGCCGTACCGGTGGTCGGCTATATCATCCCCAATTCGACCGAATGGGAAAGCGATATACAGAAAGGCGACCGGATTACGGCGGTGGTCTACGGCGACAAGGAAATGCCCATAAATAATGTCGATATGTACCGACGCGAGGTGCTCCGGGCCAAGGCCGGGACGCTGCTCAATATCAAAGTCCAGCGCAACGGCCAGGAGCTGATTGTGCCGGTCAAGGCGCAGGGCTCGACCAAATTGGGCATACTGCCGGCCCATAATATAGTTATGAGCGTGATGCCTGGCTCCGGCGCGGATAAAAGCGGACTCAAGCCGAACGATGAGATAATAATCATTAACGGCGAGGCGGTGTCTTCCGGCCGCGAGATAGATAAGCATGTTTACCAAAATCCGGGCAAGCCGCTGGCCATCAAGGTCCGGCGGCCGACCGGGCAAAAAGACCAATACGAAATGGTTGATTTGACCGTAACCCCCGACACTATTAATAAAGGATATTACGATACCGGCATGCCTGAATCAACGCCGCCCATTATCGGCGCGGTTAAGATGGGTTCACCGGCCCACAAGGCCGGTCTGAAACCGGGAGACCGGGTATTGTCTGTAAACGGAGACCCGGTTAAATCGTCCGGCCGATTGATGGAAATAATCAAGGCCAATCCTGGAAAAGAATTGCTGCTAAAAGTCCACCGGGCCGAACCGGACGGCAAATACAACGAACTGGCCCTGACGGCGCTGCCGGCCAAGGACACAGCCGGCAACGGATATATGATGTTTTTCCTGGCTGACAGCAACGAAATAGGCGATGTCAAGCCCGGTTCACCGGCTGAGAAAACCGGCTTGCAGTCGGGCGATAAGATTGTTTCAGTAACTATCGATAACAGCAAAGCTCTGACTGTAACCGGCCTGGCTTTGCTGGCAGAACTAAGCAACCGGACTAAAGGCCTGCCGATAGACCTGACCATTGACCGGAACGGAACGTTATTCACATCCACTCTCACAGCCAAACAATTTGAAACCCAGGGCGCGATGGGCATCGAACTAAAAGCCGCCACCTCGCGGGAGCAATATCCGTTTTTCACGGCTGTTGCCGTGGGGTTTAACGAAGCCATAGATTTGGTATCGCTCACCGTCGAGCTTATCTGGAAACTATTCAGCCGCGAGGAATCGATGAAAGGCATGGCCGGCCCGATCGGCATATTCCAGGCATCGTGGTATATGCTCCAGGAAGGCATCAGCAAATTCATCTGGCTGCTGGCCCTGTTCAGCATCAACCTGGGGATACTAAACCTGCTGCCGGTGCCGATACTGGACGGCGGCGGGATTCTTTTTATGATAATAGAAAAGCTAAAAGGCAAGCCGGTAAGCGTGACGACTCAGGCGATTTCCCAATACGTCGGGTTATTCCTGTTGCTGTCGCTGGTCATATTCGCGTCTTATAACGATATCTCCCGCTGGGTAAGCGGCGGATAA